The following proteins come from a genomic window of Natronosalvus vescus:
- a CDS encoding HalOD1 output domain-containing protein, with amino-acid sequence MSQVQTETARISTSQSVVEAVAEAEGVDPLELSPPLYDVIDPDALDQVFAPTSMESRMEGEVTFSYNGYEVTVCGDGYVTVEERNE; translated from the coding sequence ATGAGTCAAGTACAGACTGAAACAGCACGGATCAGTACTAGTCAGTCGGTAGTTGAAGCAGTGGCCGAAGCGGAAGGAGTTGACCCGTTGGAACTTTCTCCCCCGTTGTACGACGTAATCGACCCTGATGCCTTGGATCAAGTCTTTGCCCCCACGTCAATGGAGAGTCGAATGGAAGGAGAAGTGACCTTCTCATACAATGGATACGAAGTCACAGTATGCGGTGACGGCTACGTAACCGTCGAAGAACGAAACGAATAG
- a CDS encoding Lrp/AsnC family transcriptional regulator, which produces MVSDELDNVDKGILYLLQQNARTSTTADISESIGVSSSTVGNRINKLEERGVITGYYPTINYEKTGLNHHFLLDATVPLEVQGEIVDEVMHVSGVVTVHEMLTNDRNVLIELVGRNREEVKQALIELNSIGVDIGRTTLMKQTRTQPYNHFGKKYTSEDDTG; this is translated from the coding sequence ATGGTTTCTGATGAACTCGACAACGTTGATAAGGGCATTCTGTATCTCCTCCAGCAGAACGCCCGAACAAGCACCACAGCCGACATTAGTGAGAGTATCGGCGTTTCCTCCAGCACGGTCGGCAACCGCATCAACAAGCTCGAAGAGCGCGGCGTCATTACGGGGTATTACCCAACCATCAACTACGAGAAGACCGGGTTGAATCATCATTTCCTCCTTGATGCGACGGTTCCACTCGAAGTGCAAGGGGAGATCGTGGACGAGGTTATGCACGTTTCTGGTGTCGTGACTGTCCACGAGATGTTGACGAACGATAGAAATGTGTTAATCGAACTGGTCGGTCGCAATCGGGAGGAAGTGAAACAGGCACTGATCGAACTGAACTCCATCGGTGTTGACATAGGGCGCACAACGCTGATGAAGCAAACCCGCACCCAGCCGTATAACCACTTTGGAAAGAAGTACACGAGCGAGGATGATACTGGATAA